In the Longimicrobiales bacterium genome, TATGAATCTCTATCAGCTCGCGGTGTATGATCGGGAGACTGGAGAGACGGCGTCGCGTTCGAATCGATGGGGCGGGGCTTTCCGGCCGACGCTGTCCCCGGACGGGAAGTGGTTGGTCTACGCGTCTCGTCACATCTCGGATACCGGGCTGCGGATTCGAGACATTGCGAGTGGGGAGGAGCACTGGCTGGCCTGGCCGGTTCAGCGTGACGATCAGGAGTCCCGGGGGGGCAGGGACCTATACCCGGGCATGAGCTTCACGCCCGACTCGCGAGAAGTCGTCGCGACGTACGGCGGCAAGATCTGGCGTGTGCCGGTTGATGGCAGCGATGCCGTCGAGGTGCCTTTTGCGGTCGAGGTGGACCTACCCATCGGGCCGTCGGTCGACTTCAAGTACCCCGTCGAAGACTCCGAGACGTTTGTCGCGAAGCAGATCCGGAACGCGATTCCGTCGCCCGAGGGCGGACGTCTCGCGTTCACGGTTTTGTCTGAGCTCTTTGTCATGGACTACCCGGACGGCGATCCCGAGCGGATCGCGGATGACCTCGCGGCGGTGCAACAACACCCATCGTGGTCACCGGATGGAGAGTGGATCGTGTTCTCCGGATGGACCGATGCCGAGGGCGGACACGTGTACCGGGTCCGTGCTGACGGTCGAGGCGACGCCGAGCAACTCACGACGACCTCAGCGATGTATCTAGAGCCCAAGTGGGCCCCGGACGGGTCACGGATCGTGGTCGAGCGGGCAAGTTCACGTGATTACGAGGAGGCGATCGCACGAGGAAGTCTCGGTGAGCCGACCGATTTGGTGTGGCTCCCGGCTGAAGGTGGCGACGTGTCGCTGATTGCTCCGACCGGTGGGATGTCTTCGTTCCACTTCACGAACGACCCCGACCGCATATGGGCCTATTCCGGCGGAGAGGGGCTCGTCTCGATGCGTTGGGACGGCACAGATCGGAAGTCGCACGTGAAGGTCACGGGCCGCACTTCCTCGGGCGGGAGTCGGGGACAGAATGCGTCCTTGGTCGTCATGGCTCCGACCGGCGATCAGGCGCTCGCCCAGATCGTGAATGACATCTACGTCGTCACAGTCCCATATGTGGGTGGTGAAACCCCGACGATCTCTGTGTCGAACCCGGACAACGCGACGTTCCCGGCGCGAAAGCTCACGGACATCGGCGGGCAGTTCCCGACGTGGTCTGCGGACGGTCGCACGGTTCACTGGTCAGTAGGGAACGCCCACGTCGTCTACGACTTGGCTGCCGCGCAGGCCCACGCAGACAGTGTCGAAGCGGCCGAGCGTGCTGAGAGTGACGACGAAGAGGCGGAGGCGGACGACGAAGGCGACGACGAATCCCATGGCGAGGATGAGGACGACGACGCATACGTTCCGGATGAACGCCGGATCGAAGTCGAATTCGACCGGGATGTCCCCGACGGTGTCGTGGCATTGGTCGGGGGCAGAGTCGTCACCATGCGCGGCGATGAAGTCATCGAGAATGGTGTTGTCATCATCCGCGACAATCGCATCGAAGCGGTCGGCGCACGTGGATCTGTGCAGATCCCCAACGGTGCGGACGAGATCGACGTGACCGGAAAGACCGTTCTTCCAGGGTATGTCGACACTCATGCCCACCTCAGGGCCGCGTACGACTTCCACCGCACACAGCCGTGGGCATACGCTGCCAACCTCGCGTTCGGGGTCACGACTACGCGCGACCCTCAGACCGCGACCACCGACGTATTGACCTATGAGGACCAGGTTCGGGCAGGGCGCATGTTGGGGCCACGCATCTACTCGACCGGCCCGGGTGTGTTTTCGAGCGAGAACGTGGAGAGCCTCAATCACGCGCGAGACGTGATGACCCGGTATTCATCGTACTACGACACCAAGACCATCAAGATGTACGGTGCGGGGAACCGCCAGCAGCGTCAGTGGATCATCGAGGCTGCGCGTGAGCTGGAACTCATGCCCACCACGGAGGGCTCGCTTGATCTCGAGCTCAATCTCACGATGGCCCAAGACGGATACTCCGGGACCGAGCACAACCTGCCGGGCATGCCGCTGTTCGAAGACGTCGTCCGCCTTCTCGCGGAGTCCCAGATGGCGACCACCCCAACCATGCTCGTGACGTACGGAGGGCCGTGGGCGGAGAACTACTTCTACTCGACGGAGGATGTGTTCGAGGACGAGAAGCTCCGCCGCTTCACGCCGTTCGAGGATCTCCAACTACGGACGCTCCGCCGCCCTGGTCCGACAGGCGCCGGAAACAACGGCTGGTTCCACGAGTCGCAGTACCCGTTCCCACTGATTGCCGACTTCGTGGATCGAGTCGTAGAGGCGGGTGGCCGCGGAGGCATTGGCAGTCACGGCCAGCTCCAGGGTCTTGGGTACCACTGGGAGCTTTGGGCGATGGGGATGGGCCCCGACGTGACGCCTCATGAAGCGCTGCGAATCGCGACGATCGTAGGCGCCGATGCACTGGGTCTCGATGGGGACTTGGGCTCGATCGAGGTGGGCAAGCTCGCCGACCTGGTGATTCTGAACGCCAATCCTCTGGAGAATCTCCGCAATTCCCGTGAGATCCACCGGGTCATGATGAACGGCCGCCTCTACGACGGTGACACGTTGGACGAGGTGTGGCCCCGACAGCGGACGGCGGGCCCATTCTATTGGCAGAAAGACGTTATAACTCCCGACACACGGGCAGGCACCCGATGAGCCGCCGAACACCGAAGAGGCACATGTGGGTCCGATCCACTGTGCTGGGGAGCTTGGCCGCCTTCGCGCTTTGTGCGCCCTTCCTGGCCCAGGCTCAATCCACCGGTGACGTCCGAGGCGCCTGGACTGCAGACCGTTACCTCCTCGCAGACGGTACGGACCACGAAGTCCGTGGACAGATCTTCTTCGCCGAACATGACTGGCAGGTCCTCTTCTTCGTGATGGATGAGAACGGGGCTGCGAAGCGTGGATCCGGGGAAGGGGGCACCTACGAACGGACTGAGGACGGCGTCGTCTTCAGCCACCTATTCAACCTCTCTGTGGGCGAGGCGATGCGGGGCCTGGAGGAGGCACCTCTACGTATGGTGGCGCGAGGCCCTGAGGGAGCCCCCCTCGAACCAACGCGAGTAGACGTCGACGGGGATGTGCTGACGTTGTATTTCCCGAGTGGGAATCGAATGACGTTCAGGAAGAGCTCCTGATGAACCGTTCGGCTATGGATGGCTGGGGCGTCCTCGTCGCGGCTGCACTGGTTGCGGTAGCACCATCGGTCGCCTCGGCTCAGTCCGATATAGCGTTTCCTCCCGAGGTCTACGCCGGACGCCGCGCGCGGTTGGTTGCCCAGCTCGACGCGCCCATCGTCGTGGCCTCTGAGTACATGATCCGGCACGGTGGCGAGAAGAAGCAGGAGCCGAACTTCTTCTACCTCACGGGTGTGGAGTCCCCCTACGCGGTTCTGATGATCTCGCCGGACGGATCCGGTGGTGTCAGGGAGCAGCTCTTCCTGCCGGGACATCGTGAATTCGCTGGCGCACAGTACTCCTTTCAGGACGATCGGCTTCTGGGGTCTGCTTGGAACCAGCTCATTCGGCGCCTGGAACCGGGACAGGCTGCGGAAGCCGCGACGGGCATTGGTGAGACCTACGCCCTGGACGACTTCACTGAGGCCCTGCGTGTGTTGGTTCGGGGCTCAAACGACGTCTACTTCGCGAAGGAGACCGCCAGCCTCTATGCGCCGCCCGGATTAGCAGCGCCGCAGACCGTCAAGCAGCAGCTGGAGGCCTCGATCTCCGATGCTCTCGGCGGCCGCACGTTGTCCGATGCGACGCCCGCCATCGAACGAATGCGGGTCGTCAAGGACGCCTACGAGATCGATGCGCTGCGGCGCGCAGCGGAGATCAGTGCCGACGGCTTGATCGAGGCCATGCGGCGGATCGAGCCGGGGATGAACGACCTCGAAGTCGCGGGCATTATGGAATGGACGTGGAAGGCGAGTGGCTCACCGCGCCCGGCATTCCCCCCGATCGTCGCGTCGGGGACAGACGCCGTGTCTCTCTTCACGATCCGTTCGGAGAACTACAACTCGGTGAACCGAGTGATGCAGGATGGTGACTTCGTGTTCATCGACTATGGAGCGGCAGAGTGGGCGATGTACGGCTCGGATGTATGCCGGACCTTTCCGGTCTCTGGGCGATTCACGCCTGAGCAAAAGCGCATCTATGAGATCGTGCTCGAGGCTCAAGAGGCGGCCATCGCACAGGTTCGACCAGGGAACACCATTCTCGACGTGATCCGAGCCGCGGCGCAGGTCTATCAAGACCACGACCTAGAGGACAACGAAGACATCGACGCGATGGGGGCGGAGAACGTGTGGGGCTTAATGCCTTCACCAACACACTATCTCACCCAAGGCAAAGGCCTCACCCAGTACACGGCAGTGGCCGGCCTCGGTGTACGTGACATCGGACACCATGTGGGCCTCGAAGCCACGGACGGACGGGACTACACGACACCGTTGGAGCCCGGGATGGTCTTTACGGTTGAGCCAAAGCTCTACGCGCCCGAGATGGACATCGCGATCATGATCGAGGACGTCATTCTCGTGACGGAAGACGGCTTCGAGAATCTCTCAGCCAAGGCGCCTCGTACGGTGGACGACATCGAACGCATCATGAGCGGCCGGTGACGCGCAGTGAGGACTCTTCTGGAGTGAGGGTATGGGTATCGAAGTACTAATTCCGATTTTCGGCGTGATGGTCGTGCTGGTCCCGATCGTTGGAATCACGACGGTCCTTACCATCCGGCTCGGAGGCAAACCGCTTATCGAGACACTGGCGAAGGAGCTGCGAGCCTCTGGCTTTGGGGGGTCTGCAGAGAACGACCATCGCATCACAAGCTTGATCGAGCAGGTAGAGGTCCTGTCCACACTCACTTCATCCTGAACAGATAGCTCAGCTTCACGAAGAAGCCGTCGTTGCGGCGTTCCAGGCCACTGAAGCGGAACGACCTCTCCTCCTTAAGCGAGCTTCCGTACCCAGCGAAGACCACGGTGCCTGGACTCGGTTCGTAGGAAAACAGCGCGTCGAACCCGAAGTTGTTTCGAGTCTGAGCCAGAACCCTCTCGTAACCGCCGTTTCCGTCGGCCCTCACGAGGGGATCATTGGTCCGGCCGTCATCTCGGAGGGCGTCGACCTTCACGGCGTCGTACTCCCCAACGAACCGGAGGAAGATGTCCCGAGTGAGTTGGTACTCCACCTTGATGCGGGGTAGAGACCTTATTCGAACTGAGGTCCGGTCCGTCTTACGCAGGTACTGCTGACGCGTATGACTCCACTCGGCTCGAAGCTGTTCGGTGGGTCGAAAGACGAGGTTGCTGGACCACAGCAGAACATAGGAATTCGACCATTCGTCGAAGTTCTCGTCTTGACCGAAGGCAAAGAAGCCGTTCGCGCTGAAGCGCGGGGAATTCGGTGTTCGGAAGCTCAGGACCAGGTCGTAGTTGTCCAGCTTCGGTTCACCGACGAACGGAATGAACTCCGTGCCCGTCGGGGTCTGATGCTCAATAAACAGACCTTGATACAGGTCGGGCGGATAGTAGAAGCGCTCGATAAGCGCTGAGATCCCGATGTTCCATCCACCGCGAAGCGTGAAGTCGTGTCCGAACGTCGACTTTAGCCAGTTGTCCGGTGTCCCCCCGTCCATGAACGTCTGATGGAGCCAGTTGGACTCTAGGACCAGGCTCGCTTGGTACTGCTCCACGAACGACCCGGCGTTCCCGTAACGGGTGAGGCTCGGCCCACCCCTGAGTGCGACGGTCCCCACACGACTGAGGAAGCCACTCCTTGCGATCAGATCATCGGACATGCCCTTGAAAGAGACGTTGAAGCCGAACTCACGGCCCTGACGCCGGAGATTTGCGTCCCACAGGTGCCCGTTTTGTGTGACTCCCGAGTTCCTGTCGAAGCTGAATGCGCCCTGCAACTGCAGGTCGTAGATGCCGCCGAACACGAGGCGCGTGTCGGCGCTCGCGAGTCGGTTGTAGTTCGCGCCGTCGACACGGTCCGTATAAGCGACGCCGAGTGTCGACTCTTCTCCGAGGTCCCGTTTGACCCGGAGGATGTTGAAGATCGGAGAGCTCCCGTCTCCCGCGAGGTCCGAATCCTTCGCGGATAGGAAGGCCACCTCGGTGCCCGATACCTTTCCGGTGATCTTTGCCGCCACGTCCGGACTGGCGATCCGTCGTGTGTAGATCAGCCGATTAGGCGTCTGGAAGTTCTCGCTGCCTTCTAGGAAAAAGGGCCTCTTCTCAGGGAAGAAGACGGCATTCCTCGGATCGAACTGGGTCTGGCTAGCATCGGCTTCGACTTGCGAGAAATCTGGATTCACCGAGGCGTTGAGCGTTAGGTTTCTGGTGATGCCCCACCGTACGTTGCCGCCCACTTCCGGAGTGGAGGCATCGTAGTCCCACCGGGATGTACCGGGACTGCCGTCGACGGATGACGTCACGACCGGATTGAGGTCCAACACCAAGCCCCGGTCGAAGTCTTGGAGGTCTTGGAGTGTGCCTCCCTGGGCCAGGAACGAGGCTCTCCCAAGCTGAGCCGGTGTCCAGGTTTGTTCATGGCCCGAGTGCTGAACGCGGCGGATCACGTTGATGCCCCAACTCTGGATATCCGCAGGCTGGAAGGAGACGCTCTTGAAGGGGATCCGCATCTCGATCTGATATCCAAAGGGGGTGAGCTGTCCCTGCGTCTCGTAGATGAAGTCCGGGCTCAGGTCGACCGGGTCCCGCGTGCCACGTCCCCCGAAGCCACGTGACTGTGCTCCCCGTTCGACACGCGACCCATCGGACTGGACCCCGAGCGGATTGACGCCGAAGACCGTCGCGGTCCGCCCGTCGTTGAACGTGTCCAGGAGGATCTGGATGTGGTCGTCATTCGCAATCCGGTCGCGATCGGCCAGAGTGGAACGCAC is a window encoding:
- a CDS encoding amidohydrolase family protein, with the protein product MIRRAIRLCIFALAASSFFADLNGHQALAAQETEESAKDPDQEQLPLAVGRRLQYTATEGSWMSLDVSPDGQTVLFDHLGDLFTVPLAGGSASRVTRGMGFDAQPRFSPDGASVVFTSDRDGGKNVWILSLDLADTTQVTSGKHDSYGSPEWTPDGQYIIATKDSKLHMWHRDGGSGAQLISEPAALRTMGAAFGPDDRYVWFSGRLNQGSLYNNGMNLYQLAVYDRETGETASRSNRWGGAFRPTLSPDGKWLVYASRHISDTGLRIRDIASGEEHWLAWPVQRDDQESRGGRDLYPGMSFTPDSREVVATYGGKIWRVPVDGSDAVEVPFAVEVDLPIGPSVDFKYPVEDSETFVAKQIRNAIPSPEGGRLAFTVLSELFVMDYPDGDPERIADDLAAVQQHPSWSPDGEWIVFSGWTDAEGGHVYRVRADGRGDAEQLTTTSAMYLEPKWAPDGSRIVVERASSRDYEEAIARGSLGEPTDLVWLPAEGGDVSLIAPTGGMSSFHFTNDPDRIWAYSGGEGLVSMRWDGTDRKSHVKVTGRTSSGGSRGQNASLVVMAPTGDQALAQIVNDIYVVTVPYVGGETPTISVSNPDNATFPARKLTDIGGQFPTWSADGRTVHWSVGNAHVVYDLAAAQAHADSVEAAERAESDDEEAEADDEGDDESHGEDEDDDAYVPDERRIEVEFDRDVPDGVVALVGGRVVTMRGDEVIENGVVIIRDNRIEAVGARGSVQIPNGADEIDVTGKTVLPGYVDTHAHLRAAYDFHRTQPWAYAANLAFGVTTTRDPQTATTDVLTYEDQVRAGRMLGPRIYSTGPGVFSSENVESLNHARDVMTRYSSYYDTKTIKMYGAGNRQQRQWIIEAARELELMPTTEGSLDLELNLTMAQDGYSGTEHNLPGMPLFEDVVRLLAESQMATTPTMLVTYGGPWAENYFYSTEDVFEDEKLRRFTPFEDLQLRTLRRPGPTGAGNNGWFHESQYPFPLIADFVDRVVEAGGRGGIGSHGQLQGLGYHWELWAMGMGPDVTPHEALRIATIVGADALGLDGDLGSIEVGKLADLVILNANPLENLRNSREIHRVMMNGRLYDGDTLDEVWPRQRTAGPFYWQKDVITPDTRAGTR
- a CDS encoding Xaa-Pro peptidase family protein, with translation MNRSAMDGWGVLVAAALVAVAPSVASAQSDIAFPPEVYAGRRARLVAQLDAPIVVASEYMIRHGGEKKQEPNFFYLTGVESPYAVLMISPDGSGGVREQLFLPGHREFAGAQYSFQDDRLLGSAWNQLIRRLEPGQAAEAATGIGETYALDDFTEALRVLVRGSNDVYFAKETASLYAPPGLAAPQTVKQQLEASISDALGGRTLSDATPAIERMRVVKDAYEIDALRRAAEISADGLIEAMRRIEPGMNDLEVAGIMEWTWKASGSPRPAFPPIVASGTDAVSLFTIRSENYNSVNRVMQDGDFVFIDYGAAEWAMYGSDVCRTFPVSGRFTPEQKRIYEIVLEAQEAAIAQVRPGNTILDVIRAAAQVYQDHDLEDNEDIDAMGAENVWGLMPSPTHYLTQGKGLTQYTAVAGLGVRDIGHHVGLEATDGRDYTTPLEPGMVFTVEPKLYAPEMDIAIMIEDVILVTEDGFENLSAKAPRTVDDIERIMSGR
- a CDS encoding DUF5916 domain-containing protein: MLVPLIALLQLASSAGPAPQAGVPESTTEYSGRRGELDVMVPRMDQDVVIDGVLDEAAWAEAAVLTDFSQYRPVDGVAAEDNTEVLVWYSSTAIHFAIKAYEPHGTVRSTLADRDRIANDDHIQILLDTFNDGRTATVFGVNPLGVQSDGSRVERGAQSRGFGGRGTRDPVDLSPDFIYETQGQLTPFGYQIEMRIPFKSVSFQPADIQSWGINVIRRVQHSGHEQTWTPAQLGRASFLAQGGTLQDLQDFDRGLVLDLNPVVTSSVDGSPGTSRWDYDASTPEVGGNVRWGITRNLTLNASVNPDFSQVEADASQTQFDPRNAVFFPEKRPFFLEGSENFQTPNRLIYTRRIASPDVAAKITGKVSGTEVAFLSAKDSDLAGDGSSPIFNILRVKRDLGEESTLGVAYTDRVDGANYNRLASADTRLVFGGIYDLQLQGAFSFDRNSGVTQNGHLWDANLRRQGREFGFNVSFKGMSDDLIARSGFLSRVGTVALRGGPSLTRYGNAGSFVEQYQASLVLESNWLHQTFMDGGTPDNWLKSTFGHDFTLRGGWNIGISALIERFYYPPDLYQGLFIEHQTPTGTEFIPFVGEPKLDNYDLVLSFRTPNSPRFSANGFFAFGQDENFDEWSNSYVLLWSSNLVFRPTEQLRAEWSHTRQQYLRKTDRTSVRIRSLPRIKVEYQLTRDIFLRFVGEYDAVKVDALRDDGRTNDPLVRADGNGGYERVLAQTRNNFGFDALFSYEPSPGTVVFAGYGSSLKEERSFRFSGLERRNDGFFVKLSYLFRMK